In Streptantibioticus cattleyicolor NRRL 8057 = DSM 46488, a genomic segment contains:
- the pheT gene encoding phenylalanine--tRNA ligase subunit beta — protein sequence MRAPLSWLREYVDLPAGETGRDVQAKLVSAGLEVERVEQLGAGLKGPLVVGRVLAIEELSGFKKPIRYCQVDVGDAGGTSQAGGSGGGTGEPQNIVCGATNFAVGDKVVVILPGGVLPGDFQISSRKTYGKVSEGMICSARELGMGDDHDGIIVLPPEYEPGTDAIELLELVDEVLDIAVTPDRGYCLSMRGVARETAIAYGLPLRDPALLDVPAPNSFGHPVAVADPIGCDRFTARTVTGLDPQARSPIWLQRRLQKAGMRPVSLTVDVTNYVMLELGQPLHAYDRGRLDGPIGVRRAQPGEKLTTLDGAQRTLDPEDLVITDNTGPIGLAGVMGGAGTEIDDHGASTEVVIEAAHFDPVAIARTSRRHKLSSEAARRFERGTDPQAASAAAQRTVDLLVLLAGGTADSGVTEVISPSAPRTITIPADHPDRVAGAVYGRETVVRRLQEIGCDVYGTDELLVTVPSWRPDLRDPNDLAEEVIRLEGYENLPSTLPQLPTGRGLTGSQLLHRRVGRALAGAGYVETLNYPFLGDAVLDQLGLEPDDPRRRTVRLVNPLSDEEPGLRTTLLPGLLSALRRNDGRGSHDLALFETGLVFRPTGQEPLPPRLSVEHRPSDEEIAALDAALPAQPRHVAVVLAGARERAGWWGKGTPATWADAVEAARTVAREAQVELTVRQAQYAPWHPGRCAALSAVVDGAEVVLGHAGELHPRVVKALGLPERTCAMELDLELLESAAGGPLTAPRVSTFPVATQDVALVVDAAVPAGEVEAALRAGAGELLEDLRLFDVFTGEQIGEGRKSLAYALRFRSPERTLTAEEATAARDAAVAEAGRRVNAVLRGA from the coding sequence ATGCGGGCGCCGCTTTCGTGGCTCCGGGAGTACGTCGACCTGCCGGCCGGTGAGACCGGGCGGGACGTGCAGGCCAAGCTGGTCTCGGCCGGCCTGGAGGTCGAGCGGGTGGAACAGCTCGGCGCCGGCCTCAAGGGCCCGCTGGTGGTGGGCCGGGTGCTCGCCATCGAGGAGCTGTCCGGCTTCAAGAAGCCGATCCGCTACTGCCAGGTGGACGTCGGCGACGCGGGGGGCACCTCCCAGGCCGGAGGCTCTGGGGGAGGGACCGGCGAGCCGCAGAACATCGTCTGCGGTGCCACCAACTTCGCCGTCGGCGACAAGGTCGTGGTGATCCTGCCGGGCGGCGTGCTCCCCGGCGACTTCCAGATCTCCTCGCGCAAGACCTACGGCAAGGTCTCCGAGGGCATGATCTGCTCCGCCCGCGAGCTGGGCATGGGCGACGACCACGACGGCATCATCGTGCTGCCGCCGGAGTACGAGCCCGGCACCGACGCCATCGAGCTGCTGGAGCTGGTGGACGAGGTCCTCGACATCGCCGTCACCCCGGACCGCGGCTACTGCCTGTCCATGCGCGGCGTCGCCCGGGAGACCGCGATCGCCTACGGGCTGCCGCTGCGCGACCCGGCGCTGCTGGACGTGCCCGCCCCCAACTCCTTCGGCCACCCGGTGGCCGTCGCCGACCCGATCGGCTGCGACCGCTTCACCGCCCGCACGGTGACCGGCCTGGACCCGCAGGCCCGCTCCCCGATCTGGCTCCAGCGCCGGCTCCAGAAGGCCGGCATGCGCCCGGTCTCGCTCACCGTCGACGTCACCAACTACGTGATGCTCGAACTCGGCCAGCCGCTGCACGCCTACGACCGCGGCCGGCTCGACGGCCCGATCGGGGTGCGCCGGGCGCAGCCGGGCGAGAAGCTCACCACCCTCGACGGCGCCCAGCGCACGCTGGACCCCGAGGACCTGGTGATCACCGACAACACCGGGCCGATCGGCCTGGCCGGGGTGATGGGCGGCGCCGGCACCGAGATCGACGACCACGGCGCCAGCACCGAGGTGGTCATCGAGGCGGCCCACTTCGACCCGGTCGCCATCGCCCGTACCTCCCGCCGGCACAAGCTCTCCTCCGAGGCCGCCCGGCGCTTCGAGCGCGGCACCGACCCGCAGGCCGCCTCGGCCGCCGCGCAGCGCACCGTCGACCTGCTGGTGCTGTTGGCCGGCGGCACCGCGGACAGCGGCGTCACCGAGGTCATCTCGCCCTCCGCGCCACGCACCATCACCATCCCCGCCGACCACCCCGACCGGGTCGCCGGTGCCGTCTACGGCCGCGAGACCGTGGTGCGCCGGCTCCAGGAGATCGGCTGCGACGTCTACGGCACCGACGAACTCCTCGTCACCGTGCCGAGCTGGCGCCCCGACCTGCGCGACCCCAACGACCTGGCCGAAGAGGTCATCCGGCTGGAGGGCTACGAGAACCTGCCCTCGACCCTGCCGCAGCTGCCGACCGGCCGTGGGCTGACCGGCTCGCAGCTGCTGCACCGCCGCGTCGGTCGCGCGCTGGCCGGCGCGGGTTACGTCGAGACGCTCAACTACCCGTTCCTCGGCGACGCCGTCCTCGACCAGCTCGGCCTGGAGCCGGACGACCCGCGTCGCCGCACCGTGCGCCTGGTCAACCCGCTCTCCGACGAGGAGCCGGGGCTGCGCACCACGCTGCTGCCGGGGCTGCTGTCGGCGCTGCGCCGCAACGACGGGCGTGGCTCGCACGACCTGGCGCTCTTCGAGACCGGCCTGGTTTTCCGGCCCACCGGCCAGGAGCCGCTGCCGCCCAGGCTCTCGGTCGAGCACCGCCCCTCGGACGAGGAGATCGCCGCCCTCGACGCGGCGCTGCCGGCCCAGCCGCGGCACGTCGCCGTGGTGCTCGCCGGTGCCCGCGAGCGGGCCGGCTGGTGGGGCAAGGGCACCCCGGCGACCTGGGCGGACGCCGTGGAGGCGGCCCGCACCGTGGCCCGCGAGGCCCAGGTCGAACTCACCGTCCGCCAGGCCCAGTACGCCCCCTGGCACCCCGGGCGGTGCGCCGCGCTGAGCGCCGTGGTCGACGGCGCGGAGGTCGTCCTCGGGCACGCCGGAGAGCTCCACCCGCGGGTGGTCAAGGCCCTCGGCCTGCCGGAGCGCACCTGCGCCATGGAGCTCGACCTGGAGCTGCTGGAGAGCGCCGCCGGCGGACCGCTGACGGCGCCCCGGGTCTCCACCTTCCCGGTGGCCACCCAGGACGTCGCCCTGGTGGTGGACGCCGCCGTCCCGGCCGGAGAGGTCGAGGCCGCGCTGCGCGCCGGAGCCGGTGAACTCCTGGAGGACCTGCGGCTGTTCGACGTCTTCACCGGCGAGCAGATCGGCGAGGGCCGCAAGTCGCTGGCGTACGCGCTGCGGTTCCGGTCGCCCGAGCGCACGCTGACCGCCGAGGAGGCCACCGCGGCCCGGGACGCGGCGGTGGCCGAGGCCGGCCGCCGGGTGAACGCGGTGCTCCGCGGGGCGTAG
- the pheS gene encoding phenylalanine--tRNA ligase subunit alpha, whose product MSAPNKSYDPVEVEALKPEEVERMRDEAIAAIAAAGDLDALREVKTAHTGDRSPLALANREIGALPPQAKAEAGKRVGQARGAVNQALKKRQEELEAERDARVLVEEAVDVTLPYDRRPAGARHPMTTFADRIADVFVALGYQVVEGPEVEAEWFNFDALNFPPDHPAREMQDTFFVRRDGQAKDEESGVVLRTHTSPSQIRSMIDREPPVYVICPGRVYRTDELDATHTPVFTQVELLAVDEGLTMADLKGTLDHMVQALFGEGMTTRLRPNFFPFTEPSAEMDMVCYVCRGESVGNPDRPCRTCSSEGWIELGGCGMVNPRVLRACGVDTDKYSGFAFGFGIERMLMFRHNIEDMRDIVEGDVRFTLPFGMEI is encoded by the coding sequence ATGTCGGCACCCAACAAGTCGTACGACCCTGTCGAGGTCGAGGCATTGAAACCAGAAGAAGTCGAGCGGATGCGCGACGAGGCGATCGCCGCCATCGCCGCCGCGGGTGACCTGGACGCGCTGCGCGAGGTGAAAACCGCCCACACCGGGGACCGCTCGCCGCTCGCGCTCGCCAATCGGGAGATCGGCGCGCTGCCCCCGCAGGCCAAGGCCGAGGCCGGCAAGCGGGTCGGCCAGGCGCGCGGCGCGGTCAACCAGGCCCTCAAGAAGCGCCAGGAGGAGCTGGAGGCCGAGCGCGACGCCCGGGTGCTGGTCGAGGAGGCGGTGGACGTCACGCTGCCGTACGACCGCCGCCCGGCCGGTGCCCGCCACCCGATGACCACCTTCGCCGACCGCATCGCGGACGTCTTCGTGGCCCTGGGCTACCAGGTCGTGGAGGGCCCCGAGGTCGAGGCCGAGTGGTTCAACTTCGACGCCCTCAACTTCCCGCCGGACCACCCGGCCCGGGAGATGCAGGACACCTTCTTCGTCCGCCGCGACGGCCAGGCCAAGGACGAGGAGAGCGGGGTGGTGCTGCGCACCCACACCTCGCCCTCGCAGATCCGCTCCATGATCGACCGGGAGCCCCCGGTCTACGTGATCTGCCCCGGCCGCGTCTACCGCACCGACGAGCTGGACGCCACCCACACCCCGGTCTTCACCCAGGTCGAGCTGCTCGCCGTGGACGAGGGACTGACCATGGCCGACCTCAAGGGCACCTTGGACCACATGGTGCAGGCGCTCTTCGGCGAGGGCATGACCACCCGGCTGCGGCCCAACTTCTTCCCCTTCACCGAGCCGTCCGCCGAGATGGACATGGTCTGCTACGTCTGCCGCGGCGAATCCGTCGGCAACCCGGACCGGCCCTGCCGCACCTGCTCCTCCGAGGGCTGGATCGAGCTGGGCGGCTGCGGCATGGTCAACCCCCGGGTGCTGCGCGCCTGTGGTGTGGACACCGACAAGTACAGCGGTTTCGCGTTCGGCTTCGGCATCGAGCGGATGCTGATGTTCCGCCACAACATCGAGGACATGCGAGACATCGTCGAGGGTGACGTGCGCTTCACCCTTCCGTTCGGGATGGAGATCTGA